One genomic window of Papilio machaon chromosome 17, ilPapMach1.1, whole genome shotgun sequence includes the following:
- the LOC123721901 gene encoding trichohyalin-like, whose amino-acid sequence MHKRTEQKTKQKTEQKTEQKTEQKTEQKLEHRTKQNTEQKTEQKTEQKTDQKTEQKTEQKTEQKTDQKTEQKTDQKTEQKTEQKTEQKTQNRTQDRRQNRRQIRRLNRRQNRRQNRRQIRRLNRRQIRRLNRRQNRRQNRRQIRRLNRRQNRRQNRRQIRRQNRKDRTEDRTEDRTEDRSEDRTEDRTEQNRTQSRRQSRRQNRTQNRTQNRTQNRTQNRTQSRRQNRRQNRRQIRRQNRRQIRRQKTQNRRQNRRQNRRQIRRQNRRQNRRQIRRQNRPQSRIELIEHAQRTHFRVGTFFNRAFDLLLT is encoded by the exons ATGCATAAACGA ACAGAACAGAAGACAAAACAGAAGACAGAACAGAAGACAGAACAGAAGACAGAACAGAAGACAGAACAGAAGTTAGAACACAGAACAAAACAGAACACAGAGCAGAAGACAGAACAGAAGACAGAACAGAAGACAGATCAGAAGACTGAACAGAAGACAGAACAGAAGACAGAACAGAAGACAGATCAGAAGACTGAACAGAAGACAGATCAGAAGACTGAACAGAAGACAGAACAGAAGACAGAACAGAA aacacagaacagaacacaggaCAGAAGACAGAACAGAAGACAGATCAGAAGACTGAACAGAAGACAGAACAGAAGACAGAACAGAAGACAGATCAGAAGACTGAACAGAAGACAGATCAGAAGACTGAACAGAAGACAGAACAGAAGACAGAACAGAAGACAGATCAGAAGACTGAACAGAAGACAGAACAGAAGACAGAACAGAAGACAGATCAGAAGACAGAACAGAA AAGACAGAACAGAAGACAGAACAGAAGACAGAACAGAAGACAGATCAGAAGACAGAACAGaagacagaacagaacaaaacaGAACACAGAGCAGAAGACAGAGCAGaagacagaacagaacacagaacagaacacagaacagaacacagaacagaacacagaacagaacacagagcAGAAGACAGAACAGAAGACAGAACAGAAGACAGATCAGAAGACAGAACAGAAGACAGATCAGAAGACAGAA aacacagaacagaagacAGAACAGAAGACAGAACAGAAGACAGATCAGAAGACAGAACAGAAGACAGAACAGAAGACAGATCAGAAGACAGAACAGACCACA ATCGAGAATAGAGCTCATAGAGCACGCGCAGCGCACCCATTTCCGCGTCGGAACATTTTTCAATCGCGCCTTCGATTTGCTACTTACCTAG